In Haliaeetus albicilla chromosome 3, bHalAlb1.1, whole genome shotgun sequence, the following are encoded in one genomic region:
- the GDF6 gene encoding growth/differentiation factor 6 has product MNARRALLSAALLASLLWDLPCCLPASLPASSELAASSRGGRGRRVPRSPRENRPRQGGHAVGRALPRAEPHEYMLSLFRTYSIAEKLGINASFFQSSKSANTITSFVDRGRDDLSPAPLRRQQYVFDVSTLSETEELVGAELRLFRRAPRGRPPPAAPLHVQLFPCLSPRPLDARALDLRAAPAAGWEVFDVRQGLREQRPWKRLCLELRASAGRGPPRWLDLRGLGFGRRTRPPQERALLVVFTRARRRSLLGELRAELGAPPPPPPPAARRPPPRRQRRTAFASRHGKRHGKKSRLRCSKKPLHVNFKELGWDDWIIAPLEYEAHHCEGVCDFPLRSHLEPTNHAIIQTLMNSMDPGSTPPSCCVPTKLTPISILYIDAGNNVVYKQYEDMVVESCGCR; this is encoded by the exons ATGAATGCACGCCGGGCCCTGCTCTCCGCCGCCTTGCTCGCCAGCCTCCTCTGGGATTTACCTTGCTGCCTCCCGGCTTCCCTCCCCGCCTCCTCAGAGCTCGCCGCCTCCTCCAGGGGCGGACGGGGCCGCAGGGTGCCGCGGTCCCCTCGGGAGAACCGCCCACGGCAAGGGGGACACGCCGTGGGCCGGGCGCTGCCACGGGCGGAACCCCACGAGTACATGCTGTCTCTGTTCAGGACGTACTCCATCGCGGAGAAACTGGGCATCAACGCCAGCTTTTTTCAGTCGTCCAAATCCGCCAACACCATCACTAGTTTTGTAGACAGGGGACGAG ACGATCTCTCGCCCGCTCCCTTGAGGCGGCAGCAGTACGTGTTCGATGTGTCGACCCTCTCCGAGACGGAGGAGCTGGTGGGGGCCGAGCTGCGGCTCTTCCGCCGGgccccccgcggccgcccgccgcccgccgccccgctgcACGTGCAGCTCTTCCCCTGCCTCTCGCCGCGGCCGCTGGACGCCCGCGCCCTGGACCTgcgggcggccccggccgccggCTGGGAGGTCTTCGACGTGCGGCAGGGCCTGCGGGAGCAGCGGCCCTGGAAGCGGCTGTGCCTGGAGCTGCGGGCCTCGGCGGGCCGCGGGCCGCCGCGCTGGCTGGACCTGCGGGGCCTGGGCTTCGGGCGCCGGACGCGGCCGCCGCAGGAGCGGGCGCTGCTGGTGGTCTTCACCCGCGCCCGGCGGCGGAGCCTCCTCGGGGAGCTGCGCGCCGAGCTgggcgcgccgccgccgccgccgccgcccgccgcccgccgcccgccgccgcggcgccAGCGGCGCACCGCCTTCGCCAGCCGGCACGGCAAGCGGCACGGCAAGAAGTCCCGCCTGCGCTGCAGCAAGAAGCCGCTGCACGTCAACTtcaaggagctgggctgggacgACTGGATTATCGCCCCGCTGGAGTACGAGGCCCACCACTGCGAGGGGGTCTGCGACTTCCCGCTGCGCTCCCACCTGGAGCCCACGAACCACGCCATCATCCAGACCCTCATGAACTCCATGGACCCCGGCTCCACGCCGCCCAGCTGCTGCGTCCCCACCAAACTGACTCCCATCAGCATCCTCTACATCGACGCGGGCAACAACGTGGTGTACAAGCAGTACGAGGACATGGTGGTGGAGTCCTGCGGCTGCAGGTAG